A stretch of Acidimicrobiales bacterium DNA encodes these proteins:
- a CDS encoding cation transporter, producing the protein MTVSRFRVDAMDCTAEEQLVRMRLGELTGIEQVAVDLDARQVAVQHRIETDAVDAALQSLDLGTTHLGDGGELDAVADSGRERPALVFALVVNALFFVGELTAGLVSRSMGLVADALDMGADAAVYALSLLAVGTSTVRKNRLARTSGYLQFGLAVVGLGEVVRRFVSDDALPEVGPMIVVSLLALAGNVATLVVLRRVRSSEAHFQASWIFTANDIKVNALVIFAAIVVAFTDSSAPDLIAGAIIFTIVANGARRILKLAN; encoded by the coding sequence ATGACGGTCAGCCGATTCCGCGTCGACGCCATGGATTGCACCGCTGAGGAGCAGCTCGTCCGTATGCGCCTGGGCGAACTGACCGGCATCGAGCAGGTCGCCGTCGATCTCGACGCCCGGCAGGTGGCAGTGCAGCATCGCATCGAAACCGACGCGGTCGATGCTGCGCTCCAGTCACTCGACCTGGGCACGACGCACCTCGGCGACGGCGGCGAGCTTGATGCTGTCGCCGACAGTGGCCGTGAGCGGCCGGCGCTCGTGTTTGCGTTGGTTGTGAACGCGCTGTTCTTCGTCGGCGAGCTCACCGCAGGGCTGGTGAGCCGGTCGATGGGTCTCGTGGCCGATGCCCTCGACATGGGTGCTGACGCTGCGGTCTATGCGTTGAGTCTTCTCGCTGTTGGCACGAGCACGGTTCGGAAGAACCGGCTCGCTCGAACAAGCGGCTACCTCCAGTTCGGCCTGGCCGTCGTCGGGCTCGGAGAAGTTGTCCGCAGGTTCGTGAGCGACGACGCGCTGCCCGAGGTCGGGCCGATGATCGTGGTGTCGCTTCTGGCGCTGGCAGGCAACGTCGCCACACTGGTGGTGTTGCGAAGAGTCCGCTCTAGCGAAGCTCACTTCCAAGCGAGCTGGATCTTCACGGCCAACGACATCAAGGTCAACGCCCTCGTCATCTTCGCCGCGATCGTCGTGGCGTTCACCGACAGCTCGGCACCCGACCTGATCGCAGGAGCAATCATCTTCACCATCGTCGCCAACGGCGCCCGTCGGATCCTGAAACTGGCGAACTGA
- a CDS encoding isoprenylcysteine carboxylmethyltransferase family protein — protein sequence MNTAALVLFGVWFVVIFVVRSLVQKRDTGDSGIRPGAFAADASIVERVAYVLLLVAFAGAVGAPIAAMAGVEPLWDNDALRWVGVVVAVAGIGLTYAAQVGMGSEWRIGIDRTEVTGLVTSGVFGLVRNPIFTAMIFTAVGFAVMVPNVIAVIAVVCLVVAIEMQVRFVEEPHLRRLHGTGYGQYAAEVGRFVPLIGRAAGARR from the coding sequence GTGAACACTGCTGCCCTCGTTCTGTTCGGTGTCTGGTTCGTGGTGATCTTCGTGGTGCGGTCCTTGGTGCAGAAGCGTGACACCGGTGACTCCGGCATCCGACCGGGAGCGTTCGCTGCGGATGCATCGATAGTGGAACGGGTTGCGTACGTGTTGTTGCTCGTTGCGTTCGCTGGTGCGGTCGGCGCGCCGATCGCAGCGATGGCCGGTGTGGAGCCCCTGTGGGACAACGATGCGCTGCGGTGGGTTGGCGTGGTCGTCGCGGTCGCGGGTATCGGTTTGACCTATGCAGCTCAGGTCGGGATGGGGAGCGAGTGGCGGATCGGGATCGACCGCACCGAGGTCACCGGCCTGGTGACCTCTGGCGTCTTCGGTCTCGTCCGCAACCCGATCTTCACCGCGATGATCTTCACCGCGGTCGGTTTTGCGGTCATGGTGCCGAACGTGATCGCTGTCATTGCCGTGGTGTGTTTGGTGGTGGCGATCGAGATGCAGGTGCGCTTCGTCGAAGAGCCGCACCTCCGCCGGCTGCACGGGACTGGATATGGGCAGTACGCGGCGGAGGTGGGCCGGTTCGTCCCACTGATCGGCCGCGCCGCGGGGGCTCGTCGATGA